The window AACTACTAAATCACCTTCTAATAACTTTAAAACTTTCAATCATTTTCTTAAAAAACTTTTTAAATCTCTTAAAAGTAAAACAGTTTACTGACTTTAAATCTATTACCTCATATAATAGTTAGAAAAACAACTTCATGATTTGTTAAAATTAATTAAAATACTATTTTTCTTCATTTTTTAAAAATTAAAACATCTTTGAAACTGTGTGATGGCTATTTTACTACTTTAAAATTAAATATTAAATCCTTTTCTACCTTCTAACTATTATTATAACTTTTAGACGTTTATTTCTTAAATAAAAGTTTGAAAAATTTATTTTTTTGAAGCAATCAAAATTATTTAATATCTATTGTGCTTCTTTGAAAAAAGTTATATAATATTCTATAGTCTTAAAAATTCTATATTGATAAAATATACCTAGGAGAAAATAAATGGAAATAATTATAAAAGATTTAAAAAATGAGTTATCTTATAAAACTAGATTAGAAGCTTTAGATAAAATTAAAGATTATGATTTAAATGATGAACAGTATTTTCATATAAAAGCACTTGTTATTAGATTAGCTTTAACTGATAGAGTATTTGCTGTAAAACATGCCGCTTTTTTACTTTGTCAAAAAAATAAACTAAAAAAAAATAATGAACCTATTAACTTAGGAAAAAAGAATACTGGTTATTCTCCTAATGACGTTAGAAAAATGTTTTTAAAAATTAAAAAACAAACTGGAATGCAAGCTTTAGATTTAGAGCTTTTTAAAGAGTACTTTCAAACTATCGCTCCTCAAATGTATGATGTTATGTCTTCTGAGCATATGTATTTTGATAACTGGATAAGAGGTATTTATAAATATTTATCTAAATAATTATAAATTAAAATTACCCCCTACTTTAATATAAGTAAGGGGTAATTTTATATGTTTATTTTAAGTCTAATTAATTTTAATTAATAGAAATTTACTATCTATTTTAGCTTTTATTTCATTATGTTACTTTTTTAATAATTTTTAATTTTTTTCATCTAAAATTAATTTATAAATAACTCCTGCAATGATAGCACCTGCTAATGGAGCCACCCAGAATATCCATAGCTGATTAAGTGCTTCTCCTCCTGCAATAAGTGCAACTGCTGTACTTCTAGCAGGATTTACAGATGTATTAGTAACTGGAA of the Cetobacterium sp. NK01 genome contains:
- a CDS encoding HEAT repeat domain-containing protein, which translates into the protein MEIIIKDLKNELSYKTRLEALDKIKDYDLNDEQYFHIKALVIRLALTDRVFAVKHAAFLLCQKNKLKKNNEPINLGKKNTGYSPNDVRKMFLKIKKQTGMQALDLELFKEYFQTIAPQMYDVMSSEHMYFDNWIRGIYKYLSK